The genomic stretch TTAAAAATTCAATCTTTGATAAACCCTAAAATTAGCTTAATCTTTTAAAATGAGTGATTTCATGACATGAGATATTTATTATCCATAATATCCAAatgattattttaaataaatattctaTTGGTTCCTAACAAGACTCACATATAAATTAGGATACGTTATATagataaattaagaaaaaaattatataaacattttaaattgaatttcatTACATGTGTGTCTAATTTGATTTAGAGAATCAAATGAGAtatgtatataacaaaattCAATAAGTCAAAcgaaagatatatatatatatatatatatatatatatatatatatatataacaaaattcaatttagaatatttataaaatatttttttattgaatttatgTATGTAAATTATCCTATAAGTATGTTTGTTTGCTAAATATATATAGGAGCGTGAATGCACGCGTGATGTGAATACGTGATGATACAATGAAGAGCTAGTTAGCTACGCCCAACACACATTATTATTCCATGCACACTCATGTACTATACGTCCCCTTCAAttataaattctttttcttccctttttttccTTTGAAGGTTAATTAATGAACATAGGCATATATATAAGAATTTCACTTTATGCCTTTTCCAACACACACTGCTCTCTCTACCTTTCCATTTTCAAATGGTGCCTCTACCACTACTTCTTCTTTCTCCTTAATCCAACACACCAAGGAAGAAAATGGAAAAGCAAGTTCTGTCTCTTTTCATATTCTCCCACCTACTTTATCTCCTCCTCCTTTACCTTTGAACTCAAAAAACCCTTTTAATTTCATCATAAAATATCTATTTATGGGGGCTGGTATTTCTTTGTCAACTTCAAACAagtatgatgatgatgatggtgatggaAGGCCAGGTCTTGGGGACATACCAGAGAGCTGCATATCAAGGTTGCTGATGAATCTGGATCCACCAGAAATATGCCAACTGGCTAGAGTGAACCGCGCTTTTCACAGAGCTTCCTCAGCTGATTTTGTGTGGGAATCAAAGTTGCCACAAACCtacaagttccttgccaaaaaAGTCTTTGCTCAACACAATATTATTGCTTCTATGACTAAGAAAGACATTTATACAAAACTATGTTTACCCAATCGCTTCGATGCTGGCACCAAGGTCACTCACTTAGTCATATTGCATTCATTTTAGCTTTCCCTTTTCAACTTTCAACTTCTCTTTTTGCACTTAATTACTAAAcccttctttttattttaggaAGTTTGGTTGGATAAATGCAGCGGACAAATTTGTTTGTTCATGTCATCCAAGTCCTTCAACATAACAGGAATAGACGATAGAAGATATTGGAATTATATTCCAACTGAAGAATCCAGGTAACTTATTATTATGTCGtttttaatgaataataatgTAATATTAGATCTCTACAATTCTTCTTTGTGTGTGGTCTTGTTTTCTGGTTGAACTTGCATTGAAGGTATATAAAGGTTCggaaattaaatatttttggtcAAAACCTGAGTCCTGAGTCCCAAGTCTTGATCCATTCCAATTATGCCTTCTTTGCTTGTCTTAGATTTACTTGTATATTTTTTGGTTGGATTTTTGTTctataaatttttcaaaatataatctaTCTTTCACCATGTTGCGTGCCTCGGTCTTAGATCTACATTGTGCATGAACACATATATTATATTACTCATAAAGTCTTCCAAATTAAACAACTAGTTTAAGAAACTATTTGTCTTTATCTTATAggaagaaaaatgaaagaatTTTGTATTATAACGATAAGTTCATTTCTGTCATGCTTCACAAGTATTATGTCCCATCCATCAGGCAATCTCACtctaatataataataatagttatcaAGTACTAATTAATGACTTTGTCTCGATTTTAGGAGATATTTTTCAGATGATATGTGGTCAATTTTGTATTgtgttaaaataaaatatcccAAGTGCGAAAATGTCCAATaatcaatatatttatattattttcaaacGTTGAAAATAGCTAGTGATCTCCGAATTTAGAAGAAACCTAATACTTGTAGAAATGAACAATGTTGTATCGTATGGTAATCGTTCTgcctaaatatatatatatatatatatatatatatacgttGAAAAACATTCATTATTGGATTTTAGATTCCCAATGGAACATGAAATTTTCCATAGATTACGCTAAAAGCTTTTCACCTAATCATGTAGGAATTTTCTAACGAGCTGTCAACGATCTTGAAAGCTTATGGGCAATGCCATTGGTTTTGACATATTAATTATGGCAACTAATAAATACTTTTAGTTTTATcaatcattaatattttatctgtaattaaagaaaaagaaagaagagtgcAAGCAATGCAatctgcaaaaaaaaaaaaaaaaatagtatataaaCTAAATAGATGAAAAGGACTACTTGTGTTGAAGGGAAAGCAATGATAGGTAATCGCATAGATTTTGCTCATTCTGTATGGAATATGGATAAAGCAAAGAAGAATGCAAGATCATATTCTAATTGCAACAAAAGCGTCTTTGGCCATTAATCCCATTATTTATTcatttgtttattattaattactaCCACTATATATTATGT from Arachis stenosperma cultivar V10309 chromosome 9, arast.V10309.gnm1.PFL2, whole genome shotgun sequence encodes the following:
- the LOC130947840 gene encoding F-box protein PP2-A13-like, whose product is MPFPTHTALSTFPFSNGASTTTSSFSLIQHTKEENGKASSVSFHILPPTLSPPPLPLNSKNPFNFIIKYLFMGAGISLSTSNKYDDDDGDGRPGLGDIPESCISRLLMNLDPPEICQLARVNRAFHRASSADFVWESKLPQTYKFLAKKVFAQHNIIASMTKKDIYTKLCLPNRFDAGTKEVWLDKCSGQICLFMSSKSFNITGIDDRRYWNYIPTEESRFKSVAYLQQMWWVEVVGELEFEFPVGSYTLFFRLQLGMASKRKGRRVCNVDQVHGWDIKPVRFQLSTSHGHLSHSESYLTSPGEWIHYRVGDFIVDRPNEPTKLKFSLAQIDCTHTKGGLCIDGAIICPTQFSHKIILF